In the genome of Mucilaginibacter defluvii, one region contains:
- the rpsI gene encoding 30S ribosomal protein S9 — MPTTNTSGRRKTAVARIYLSEGSGNITVNGKDYKEYFPTLPLQYIVNQSAEVAGVAGQYDVKVNVAGGGVKGQAEAVRLAIAKAIVELDAEKKPALRAKGLMTRDDRMVERKKPGRRKARRRFQFSKR, encoded by the coding sequence ATGCCAACAACTAACACTTCAGGCAGAAGAAAAACCGCCGTTGCCCGCATTTATTTAAGCGAAGGTAGTGGCAACATTACCGTTAACGGTAAAGATTACAAAGAGTACTTCCCAACATTGCCGCTACAATACATCGTTAACCAATCAGCAGAGGTTGCGGGTGTAGCTGGCCAGTACGATGTTAAGGTAAACGTAGCAGGTGGTGGTGTTAAAGGACAGGCCGAGGCCGTTCGTTTAGCTATCGCTAAAGCTATTGTTGAGCTTGACGCTGAAAAGAAACCAGCATTACGCGCTAAAGGTTTAATGACACGTGATGACCGTATGGTTGAGCGTAAAAAACCAGGACGCCGTAAAGCGAGAAGAAGATTTCAATTCAGTAAACGTTAA
- the cdaA gene encoding diadenylate cyclase CdaA, whose product MHSFDFSFVKVTVFDVLDVLLVAFIIYQLYNLIRGTIAANIFIGLALVCALYFVVRALDMKLLTGILGNFMNVGIIAIVVVFQQEIRRFLLLVGKNASLQRNRAWWQYFFGKNTVEKNNYIRIKPIIDACKSMKQSRTGALIVIVKIYDEQFYQNSCEMMDARISKRLLESIFQKHSPLHDGAVIISENKIKSASCILPLTEKSDLPAQFGLRHRAGIGVTEANEATAIIVSEETGEISYAKQGRVKMNISFAELEKLLNKDF is encoded by the coding sequence ATGCACTCATTTGATTTCAGCTTTGTAAAGGTTACCGTGTTTGATGTATTGGATGTGCTGCTGGTAGCCTTTATTATTTACCAGCTTTACAACCTGATACGCGGCACCATTGCGGCCAACATATTTATAGGTTTAGCCCTCGTGTGCGCGCTTTATTTTGTAGTGCGGGCATTGGATATGAAGCTGCTTACCGGTATACTGGGCAATTTCATGAATGTGGGTATCATCGCCATAGTGGTGGTATTTCAGCAGGAGATACGGCGGTTTTTGTTGTTAGTGGGTAAAAATGCCTCGCTGCAGCGCAACCGGGCATGGTGGCAGTATTTTTTTGGTAAAAATACGGTTGAAAAGAATAATTATATCCGCATTAAGCCCATTATAGATGCTTGTAAAAGCATGAAGCAATCGCGCACGGGCGCGCTTATCGTGATCGTAAAAATATATGATGAGCAGTTTTACCAAAATAGCTGCGAAATGATGGATGCCCGCATATCCAAGCGTTTGCTGGAGAGCATCTTCCAAAAGCATAGTCCGCTGCATGATGGGGCGGTGATTATCTCCGAAAATAAAATAAAATCAGCCAGTTGCATTTTACCGCTGACAGAAAAAAGCGATCTGCCCGCCCAGTTCGGTCTGCGCCACCGTGCTGGTATTGGTGTAACCGAGGCTAATGAGGCCACGGCCATCATCGTATCTGAAGAAACCGGCGAAATATCATACGCCAAGCAAGGCCGCGTAAAAATGAACATCAGCTTTGCCGAGCTGGAGAAGTTATTGAATAAGGATTTTTAA
- a CDS encoding alkaline phosphatase produces the protein MKYSTLKRSLLISVVALLMAATAFAQNTAINKAHSHNDYKQNIPFLQAYYAQSGSIEADVFYLNNKLYVAHERKEIEEGRTLTELYLKPLAALFRKNGRHPYADSTLHLQLVVDIKEDKAHVIPQLIKELEPYKDIFQPGSKHSVKVVLSGDMPAPAEFKKYPSYIYFDGRPNTIYTDTQLKRVAMISDDLGKYTEWNGKGVLTKPDSIKLTTLINNAHSKGKPFRFWATQDSPNTWIQLQKLGANWINTDHPQQLHDFLANRHKVEFINPKPHPVYTPTYKTDGLKKPVKNIILLIGDGMGLAQIQAGLTANHGQLNLLQCRYNGFSQTRAANSDNTDSAAGATAMATGQKTNNRYISIDVAGRQLTRIPDTLAANKIKSGIISCADITDATPAAFYAHNNERSNSTAIAADLLTSNVDILIGSNQKSFFNNPDAGLMQKIKAKGYTVDTTLTALQQQKQGKQLVLLSDAATRPVIKGRGDMLSQSLKETIRLLSTNEKGFFIMAEGAQIDHGGHANDLPFLVTEMLDFDRAVGEALRFADQDGETLVIITADHETGGLSLLDASTAEGRVLGNFSTNDHTSINVPVFAYGPNAGEFIGTYQNTEIFNKIVKLLIGSGKLDN, from the coding sequence ATGAAATATTCTACCCTCAAACGTTCGTTGCTTATCTCAGTGGTTGCTTTACTGATGGCCGCAACCGCTTTTGCTCAAAACACGGCTATAAATAAAGCGCACAGCCATAATGATTATAAGCAGAATATCCCTTTTTTGCAGGCTTATTACGCGCAGTCCGGTTCTATCGAAGCCGATGTTTTTTATTTGAACAACAAATTATATGTTGCACACGAGCGTAAGGAAATTGAAGAAGGCCGCACACTTACCGAACTTTATTTAAAGCCGCTTGCCGCGCTGTTCCGCAAAAACGGCCGCCACCCTTATGCCGATTCAACCCTGCACCTGCAACTGGTGGTGGATATAAAGGAAGATAAAGCACATGTTATCCCGCAGCTTATTAAGGAGTTGGAGCCTTATAAAGATATATTTCAACCAGGCAGTAAGCATTCCGTAAAAGTGGTATTGAGTGGCGATATGCCTGCGCCGGCCGAATTCAAGAAATATCCATCCTATATATACTTTGACGGTCGGCCAAACACTATTTATACCGATACGCAGCTAAAGCGTGTGGCCATGATCAGCGATGACTTAGGCAAGTATACCGAATGGAACGGCAAAGGCGTACTCACCAAACCGGATTCGATTAAGCTAACCACACTAATTAATAACGCACACAGCAAAGGCAAACCGTTTCGCTTTTGGGCAACGCAGGATAGCCCAAACACCTGGATCCAGTTACAAAAACTTGGTGCCAACTGGATCAACACCGATCATCCGCAGCAACTGCACGATTTTTTGGCCAATCGCCACAAAGTGGAATTTATTAACCCAAAACCTCACCCGGTTTACACACCAACCTATAAAACAGATGGCCTGAAAAAGCCCGTTAAAAACATCATCCTGCTTATTGGCGATGGCATGGGCCTTGCGCAAATTCAGGCCGGGCTAACGGCAAACCACGGGCAGTTAAACCTGCTGCAATGCCGTTATAACGGTTTCTCGCAAACCCGGGCCGCTAATTCCGACAATACCGACTCGGCAGCCGGGGCTACCGCCATGGCTACCGGCCAAAAAACCAATAACCGTTATATCAGTATCGATGTGGCAGGACGGCAATTAACCCGCATTCCGGATACTTTGGCTGCAAACAAAATAAAGAGCGGCATCATCAGCTGTGCTGATATTACCGATGCCACACCCGCCGCTTTTTACGCGCATAACAACGAGCGCAGTAACTCAACTGCCATAGCGGCCGATTTGCTGACCAGTAATGTGGATATATTGATAGGTTCAAACCAGAAAAGCTTTTTCAATAATCCGGATGCCGGGCTGATGCAGAAAATCAAAGCAAAAGGTTATACAGTCGATACTACGCTTACGGCATTGCAGCAGCAAAAGCAAGGCAAACAACTGGTGCTGTTAAGTGACGCGGCAACCCGCCCTGTAATAAAGGGTCGCGGCGATATGCTGAGCCAATCGTTAAAAGAAACCATCCGCTTATTATCCACCAATGAAAAAGGCTTTTTTATTATGGCCGAGGGCGCGCAGATTGACCATGGCGGGCATGCCAACGATCTGCCTTTCCTGGTTACCGAAATGCTCGACTTTGACCGTGCCGTGGGCGAGGCGCTCAGGTTTGCCGACCAGGATGGTGAAACATTAGTAATTATTACTGCCGACCATGAAACCGGAGGCCTGAGCTTACTTGATGCTTCAACCGCCGAAGGGCGTGTACTGGGCAATTTTAGCACAAACGATCATACCAGTATTAACGTTCCTGTTTTCGCTTACGGACCAAATGCGGGCGAATTTATCGGCACTTATCAAAATACGGAGATATTTAATAAGATAGTAAAGCTGCTTATAGGCTCAGGTAAATTAGATAATTAA
- a CDS encoding DUF1080 domain-containing protein, translating to MKTNRKILSLIIAATMLAGASSAQTKKGYTSLFDGKTLKGWKRLAGTADYKVVDGAIQGTTVTGSGNTFLVTEKEYGDFVLELDAKLENAISNSGVQTRSHFDAAANNGKGKVYGRQCEFDPSPRAWAGGIYDEGRRDWLYPMDLNAKAKGAFKVGEYNHIKIECIGNQMKTWINGVPMAYVIDTVDAKGFIGLQVHAVSKPEEADKKIWFKNIQIKTTGLKPEPFNKDIYVVNLTPNSLSAFEKQSGWQLLFDGRTSTGWHSARSDKFPAKGWNISNGLISVEPSNGAESTNGGDIVSDGQYKAFDLSFEFRLTEGANSGVKYFVTLGEKTQGSAIGLEYQVLDDVRHPDAKLGRDGNRTLASLYDLITAKKQPRFTHAIGQWNIGRVVVYPNNHVEHYLNGVKVLEYDRGSKEFKDLVAISKYKVWPNFGEAPEGHILLQDHGNSVSFRNIKLRNL from the coding sequence ATGAAAACAAACCGCAAAATACTATCACTCATTATTGCCGCGACCATGCTGGCCGGAGCTTCATCGGCACAAACAAAAAAAGGCTATACCAGCCTGTTTGATGGCAAAACCCTTAAGGGCTGGAAACGCCTTGCCGGTACTGCCGATTATAAGGTTGTTGATGGCGCTATACAAGGCACAACTGTAACCGGCAGCGGCAACACATTTTTAGTTACCGAAAAGGAATATGGCGATTTTGTACTGGAGCTGGATGCCAAGCTTGAAAATGCCATCAGCAACTCGGGTGTGCAAACCCGCAGCCACTTTGATGCTGCGGCAAACAACGGTAAAGGTAAGGTATACGGCCGCCAGTGCGAATTTGATCCGTCGCCGCGGGCATGGGCCGGCGGTATTTACGATGAAGGCAGGCGCGACTGGCTTTATCCAATGGACCTAAATGCCAAAGCAAAAGGAGCCTTTAAAGTTGGTGAGTACAACCACATCAAAATAGAATGCATAGGCAACCAGATGAAAACATGGATAAACGGCGTGCCTATGGCTTATGTTATCGATACGGTTGATGCCAAAGGTTTTATTGGCCTGCAGGTACATGCGGTTAGTAAGCCCGAAGAGGCCGACAAAAAAATATGGTTCAAAAACATCCAGATAAAAACTACAGGTTTAAAGCCTGAGCCTTTTAATAAAGATATTTATGTGGTTAACCTGACACCGAATAGCTTGTCGGCGTTTGAAAAGCAAAGCGGCTGGCAACTGTTATTTGATGGTAGAACCAGCACCGGTTGGCACAGCGCACGTAGTGATAAATTCCCGGCAAAAGGATGGAATATCAGTAACGGGCTCATCAGCGTTGAGCCGTCTAACGGGGCTGAATCAACCAACGGCGGCGATATTGTAAGCGATGGTCAATACAAAGCTTTTGATCTGTCTTTTGAGTTCAGGTTAACAGAGGGCGCCAACAGCGGGGTGAAGTACTTTGTTACCCTTGGCGAAAAAACGCAAGGCTCGGCTATCGGGCTGGAGTACCAGGTACTTGACGATGTGCGCCATCCGGATGCTAAACTGGGCCGTGACGGCAACCGTACGCTGGCATCACTATATGATCTTATCACTGCTAAAAAGCAGCCACGGTTTACACATGCTATCGGTCAGTGGAACATCGGCAGGGTAGTGGTTTACCCTAACAACCATGTGGAGCATTACCTTAACGGTGTAAAAGTGCTGGAGTACGATCGCGGTTCAAAGGAGTTTAAGGATCTGGTTGCCATAAGTAAATATAAAGTATGGCCAAACTTTGGCGAAGCGCCGGAGGGGCACATCCTGCTGCAAGATCATGGTAATTCGGTAAGTTTCCGCAACATCAAATTGCGCAACCTTTAA
- the rplM gene encoding 50S ribosomal protein L13, whose translation MNTLSYKTVSANKKTVNKEWVVVDAEGEILGRLSSKIAMIIRGKNKPSFTPNVDCGDNVIVINADKVKLTGNKFADKQYVSYTGYPGGQRFISPKELMAKHPERVIEKAVRGMLPKNRLGKALFGNLHVYAGAEHPHAAQNPKTI comes from the coding sequence GTGAATACGTTAAGTTACAAAACTGTCTCAGCCAACAAAAAAACCGTTAACAAGGAGTGGGTTGTTGTTGACGCGGAAGGCGAGATTTTGGGGCGCTTGTCTTCTAAGATCGCCATGATCATCAGAGGAAAAAACAAGCCAAGCTTTACCCCAAACGTAGACTGCGGTGATAACGTTATTGTTATTAATGCAGACAAGGTAAAACTGACCGGAAACAAGTTTGCCGATAAGCAATATGTTTCTTACACTGGTTACCCAGGTGGTCAGCGTTTCATTTCTCCTAAGGAGTTAATGGCAAAGCATCCTGAACGCGTAATTGAAAAAGCCGTTCGTGGTATGTTACCTAAGAATCGTTTGGGCAAGGCCTTATTTGGTAACCTGCATGTTTATGCTGGTGCCGAACATCCGCACGCCGCTCAAAACCCTAAAACCATTTAA
- a CDS encoding enoyl-ACP reductase FabI, with protein sequence MAFNLLQGKKGIIFGALNEQSIAWKVAQRAVQEGAEIVLSNAPIALRMGELNKLAEECNAPVIAADVTSNQDIENLLTKTQEHFNGGVDFILHSIGMSVNVRKNIPYPENNYDYTFKGFDISALSLHRILQLAMKQDVINEWGSVVALSYIAAQRYFPGYNDMADNKAVLESIARNFGYEYGLKKKVRVNTISQSPTRTTAGSGVKGFDGFIEFAEKMSPLGNADADQCADYVVTLFSDLTRMVTMQNLYHDGGFSYTGVTQAVIDQMGK encoded by the coding sequence ATGGCTTTTAATTTATTACAAGGTAAAAAAGGGATAATATTTGGTGCCCTTAACGAGCAATCAATAGCCTGGAAGGTAGCACAGCGCGCCGTACAGGAAGGTGCCGAAATAGTATTAAGCAATGCACCTATTGCCTTGCGCATGGGCGAATTGAACAAATTGGCCGAGGAATGCAACGCGCCGGTTATTGCTGCCGACGTTACCAGCAACCAGGATATTGAAAACCTGCTTACCAAAACACAGGAGCATTTTAACGGCGGTGTCGATTTTATCCTGCACTCTATAGGTATGAGCGTTAACGTGCGTAAAAACATCCCTTATCCTGAAAATAACTACGATTATACCTTTAAAGGTTTTGATATATCGGCGCTGAGCCTGCACCGAATTTTACAGCTTGCCATGAAGCAGGATGTAATAAACGAGTGGGGATCGGTAGTGGCATTGAGCTATATAGCTGCCCAGCGTTACTTCCCGGGCTATAATGATATGGCTGATAATAAAGCCGTATTAGAAAGCATTGCCCGTAACTTTGGTTACGAGTATGGCTTGAAAAAGAAGGTACGTGTAAACACCATCTCACAATCGCCAACACGTACTACTGCCGGTTCGGGCGTTAAAGGCTTTGACGGCTTTATTGAATTTGCCGAGAAAATGAGTCCGCTGGGTAATGCCGATGCCGACCAGTGCGCTGATTACGTAGTAACCCTGTTTTCAGACCTTACCCGCATGGTAACTATGCAAAACCTGTATCACGATGGTGGTTTTTCATACACCGGCGTAACCCAGGCCGTTATTGATCAAATGGGTAAATAA
- a CDS encoding Gfo/Idh/MocA family oxidoreductase, producing MSNKNIPEDGPGYNRRRFIENAGKTIIASGIIGASLNNDAEAQTPAGTGSKKTSDAIKVELPPIHAPSEKQDKWPAISPPAKRVGYALVGLGNLTLAELLPAFAECKYSKVVALVSGSPDKAKKVAEQYGIAEKNIYNYQNYDSISKNPEIDAVYIVLPNSMHKEYTIRAAKAGKHVLCEKPMANSSAEAQEMIDACKKAGKKLMIAYRIQYEPHNRLAMQWTREKKFGQVKVINSINVQNSGAPPQWRLDKELAGGGSLPDIGLYCSNTNRFLLGEEPHTVLASMYSTPNDPRFKEVEETVMFQMFFPSGAVANNLCSYGVHDSKHYRCYADNGGWFGLDPAFAYHGLKMEVSQTQGDIEMKQNPSKGEKNQFALEIDHFSECVMDNKTPYTPGEEGLQDHKVLEAIYESAKTGKPVKLERIEKLDAFRGSPPTES from the coding sequence ATGAGTAATAAAAATATACCGGAAGATGGACCGGGTTATAACCGCAGGCGTTTTATTGAGAATGCCGGCAAAACCATCATAGCATCGGGCATTATCGGTGCATCATTAAATAATGATGCCGAAGCACAAACACCCGCAGGCACCGGCAGCAAGAAAACAAGCGATGCGATAAAGGTTGAGTTGCCGCCCATCCACGCGCCAAGCGAAAAGCAAGATAAATGGCCGGCTATTTCACCCCCTGCAAAACGGGTTGGCTACGCGCTGGTTGGTTTAGGTAATTTAACACTGGCTGAATTGCTGCCCGCCTTTGCCGAATGCAAATACTCTAAGGTAGTAGCGCTGGTAAGCGGCAGTCCGGATAAAGCCAAAAAGGTGGCCGAGCAATATGGCATTGCCGAAAAGAATATCTACAATTATCAAAATTACGACAGCATAAGCAAGAACCCGGAGATTGACGCGGTGTATATTGTATTACCCAACTCCATGCACAAGGAATATACCATACGCGCGGCAAAAGCCGGTAAACATGTATTATGCGAAAAACCCATGGCCAACTCATCCGCCGAAGCGCAGGAAATGATAGACGCCTGCAAAAAAGCCGGTAAAAAGCTGATGATTGCCTACCGCATACAATATGAACCGCACAACCGTCTGGCTATGCAATGGACACGCGAAAAAAAATTCGGACAGGTTAAGGTAATTAACTCAATTAACGTACAAAACTCCGGGGCGCCGCCACAATGGCGCCTGGATAAAGAGTTAGCCGGTGGTGGCTCATTGCCCGATATTGGTTTATACTGCAGCAATACCAACCGCTTTTTATTAGGCGAGGAACCGCATACCGTATTGGCCAGTATGTACAGTACCCCAAACGACCCGCGTTTTAAAGAGGTGGAAGAAACAGTAATGTTCCAGATGTTTTTCCCGAGCGGGGCGGTGGCCAATAATCTGTGCAGCTATGGCGTGCACGACTCCAAACATTATCGCTGTTACGCCGATAACGGCGGCTGGTTTGGGCTCGACCCGGCGTTCGCCTATCATGGTTTAAAAATGGAAGTATCGCAAACGCAGGGTGATATCGAAATGAAACAAAATCCGTCAAAAGGAGAAAAAAATCAATTTGCATTGGAAATCGACCATTTCTCGGAATGTGTTATGGATAATAAAACACCTTATACGCCCGGCGAAGAGGGTTTGCAAGACCACAAAGTATTGGAAGCTATTTATGAGTCGGCCAAAACAGGCAAGCCGGTTAAGCTGGAACGGATAGAAAAGCTTGATGCTTTCAGGGGCAGTCCACCAACAGAAAGTTAG
- a CDS encoding PKD domain-containing protein, translating into MQRVNSNIKFTNASKNADTYKWDFGNGQTSAKHTPDDVKFTAAGAYTITLVAGKGDNKAVYQQTIAIAGNEMPAAYFSYTFKDQRNYAPATVLFKNESVNADFYKWQINGNTYNSTDLQHTFNQAGDYIVKLTAIKGQDENTFTDTITVAPNNNPIARFALPYHPYPYTVNEPIQLVNQSTNADAWEWTFSNGAPASSTAEHPEVKFGAPGVYTITLIAKKGSLKSAPRSINIKIN; encoded by the coding sequence GTGCAACGTGTTAACAGCAATATTAAATTCACCAACGCCTCAAAAAATGCAGATACTTATAAATGGGATTTTGGCAACGGACAAACATCAGCTAAACATACGCCTGATGATGTAAAATTTACTGCGGCAGGTGCTTATACTATAACTTTGGTTGCTGGCAAAGGCGATAATAAAGCGGTGTACCAGCAAACTATAGCTATTGCTGGTAACGAAATGCCAGCTGCATATTTTTCATACACGTTTAAAGATCAACGCAACTATGCTCCGGCTACTGTACTTTTTAAAAACGAATCAGTAAACGCTGATTTCTATAAATGGCAGATTAATGGCAATACCTACAACTCAACCGACTTGCAGCATACCTTTAACCAAGCCGGTGACTATATTGTAAAGCTTACTGCTATAAAAGGACAGGATGAAAATACTTTCACTGATACTATAACTGTAGCACCTAACAATAACCCAATAGCACGTTTTGCTCTGCCTTATCATCCATACCCATATACTGTAAATGAACCCATACAATTAGTAAATCAATCAACTAACGCTGATGCCTGGGAGTGGACATTTAGTAACGGAGCACCCGCGTCATCTACGGCAGAACATCCCGAAGTAAAGTTTGGCGCACCGGGAGTTTATACGATTACGTTGATTGCCAAAAAAGGCTCTTTAAAATCGGCCCCACGATCAATTAATATTAAGATAAATTAA
- a CDS encoding M1 family metallopeptidase: MKKMLIAEALLMAACIVPAVAQQKPADDPKLKIYRETVPKINDLVHTKLDVRFDYKKRYLYGKEWITLKPHFYPTDSLRLDAKGMDIKNISVVKNGKNVPLKFTYDSLSLAIKLDKVYQNNENYIVYIDYTAKPNELKSEGSAAITDAKGLYFINPDGTEKDKPTQIWTQGETEASSAWFPTIDKPNQKTTQEISMTVPAKYVTLSNGRLAAQKTNTDGTRTDTWKMELPHSPYLFMMAVGDFKIYKDKWRNKEVNYYLEPKYAPYAKEIFGFTPEAIEFYSKKLGVDYPWNKYAQIVVRDYVSGAMENTTATLHGEYVQGTPRELMDAGYDGGRSTIVHELFHQWFGDYVTAESWSNLTVNESFADFSETMWAEYKYGKDEGGAHIYDDLQSYLRSADAKNKNLVRFHYHYKEDMFDVVTYQKGGTILNYLRNYLGEDAFYKGLGIYLKTNALKNGEAHQLRLALEEASGRDLNWFFNEWYFNAGHPVLDITYKWDEGTKTQTVYVNQTQTGDAFTLPIAVDIYAGGKKERHKVWLRNKADTLTFKVASKPSLVNVDGDKVLPAKKTDKKTLEEFAFQYANAPLYLDRFEAIEAAAPAQGDKNAQKIIIAALKDKYYGLRIKAINAANMANDEVRNAAQPVLMDIARNDNNNNVKAAAITVLGKLKASGMIKIFRDGLQSQSYAVQGASLNALAQLEPAEALKAAKSLEKDSKGALSTAIITAYSTAGGDAEWPYVYEKFKESGPQSQFNAAPKFADMAGRVKNPEYAQQGIEVLKGLGVKYKQYGIAPYVITAITNVKTKRAELKDEASVKAADDAIKAINDAK, translated from the coding sequence ATGAAAAAAATGCTGATTGCAGAGGCTCTCCTGATGGCCGCCTGCATTGTACCGGCTGTGGCTCAGCAAAAACCGGCCGACGATCCTAAATTAAAGATCTACCGTGAAACCGTCCCTAAAATCAACGACCTGGTGCACACCAAGCTCGATGTCCGGTTTGATTACAAAAAACGCTACCTGTATGGTAAAGAGTGGATTACCCTGAAACCGCACTTTTACCCTACCGACAGCCTGCGGCTGGACGCTAAGGGGATGGACATTAAAAACATTTCGGTTGTTAAAAACGGCAAAAATGTGCCGCTTAAATTTACTTACGATAGCCTGTCGCTGGCCATTAAACTGGATAAGGTTTACCAAAACAATGAGAATTATATAGTTTACATAGACTATACCGCAAAGCCCAACGAACTAAAATCAGAAGGCAGCGCGGCTATTACCGATGCCAAAGGTTTGTACTTTATCAATCCTGACGGTACGGAAAAGGATAAACCGACGCAGATATGGACGCAGGGCGAAACCGAAGCTTCATCAGCATGGTTCCCTACCATTGATAAGCCTAACCAAAAAACCACCCAGGAGATCAGCATGACCGTACCTGCCAAGTATGTAACGCTGTCAAACGGCCGCTTAGCCGCTCAGAAAACCAATACCGACGGCACCCGTACCGACACCTGGAAAATGGAACTGCCACACTCGCCATACCTGTTTATGATGGCCGTAGGCGATTTCAAGATTTATAAAGATAAATGGCGCAATAAAGAGGTTAATTACTATCTGGAACCAAAGTATGCGCCGTATGCTAAGGAGATTTTCGGGTTTACGCCTGAAGCCATAGAATTCTACTCTAAAAAACTGGGCGTTGATTATCCGTGGAACAAATACGCGCAGATTGTAGTGCGCGATTATGTAAGCGGCGCGATGGAGAACACCACCGCTACTTTGCATGGCGAATATGTTCAAGGTACTCCGCGTGAACTGATGGATGCCGGTTACGATGGCGGCCGCAGCACCATAGTGCACGAGTTGTTTCACCAATGGTTTGGTGATTATGTTACTGCCGAAAGCTGGAGCAACCTGACCGTGAATGAGTCATTCGCTGATTTTAGCGAGACCATGTGGGCAGAGTACAAGTACGGCAAGGACGAGGGAGGCGCACATATTTATGACGACCTGCAAAGCTACCTGCGCAGCGCCGACGCAAAAAACAAAAATCTGGTGCGCTTTCATTACCATTATAAAGAGGATATGTTTGACGTGGTTACCTACCAAAAAGGTGGCACCATACTTAACTACCTGCGTAATTATTTAGGTGAGGACGCTTTTTACAAAGGCCTGGGCATCTACCTGAAAACAAATGCGCTTAAAAACGGCGAAGCGCACCAACTGCGCCTGGCCCTGGAAGAAGCCAGCGGCCGCGATCTGAACTGGTTTTTTAACGAGTGGTATTTCAACGCCGGCCACCCGGTGCTTGATATTACTTACAAATGGGACGAAGGCACTAAAACACAAACCGTGTACGTAAATCAAACTCAAACAGGCGATGCCTTTACTTTGCCTATTGCAGTTGATATTTATGCCGGCGGTAAAAAAGAACGCCACAAAGTATGGTTACGCAATAAAGCCGATACATTAACCTTTAAGGTAGCTTCAAAACCAAGCCTGGTGAATGTTGATGGCGACAAGGTGCTACCTGCTAAAAAAACCGATAAAAAAACGCTGGAAGAATTTGCTTTCCAATATGCTAACGCGCCGTTATACCTCGACCGCTTTGAAGCTATCGAAGCTGCTGCACCTGCACAGGGCGATAAAAACGCGCAAAAGATCATCATTGCTGCACTTAAAGACAAGTATTATGGCCTGCGTATAAAAGCTATCAATGCGGCTAATATGGCTAATGACGAGGTGCGCAATGCCGCCCAGCCAGTTTTGATGGACATTGCCCGTAACGATAACAACAATAATGTTAAAGCTGCCGCCATTACCGTATTAGGCAAGCTGAAAGCCTCCGGCATGATCAAAATTTTCCGCGATGGCTTGCAAAGCCAATCATACGCGGTGCAAGGCGCATCACTTAATGCGCTGGCTCAACTTGAACCGGCTGAAGCCTTAAAAGCTGCAAAATCATTAGAGAAAGACAGCAAAGGCGCGTTATCAACCGCTATTATCACAGCTTACTCAACCGCCGGTGGCGATGCAGAGTGGCCTTATGTGTACGAAAAATTCAAGGAATCAGGTCCGCAGTCGCAATTTAACGCCGCACCTAAATTCGCTGATATGGCTGGCCGCGTAAAAAATCCGGAGTATGCACAGCAGGGCATCGAGGTTTTAAAAGGCCTTGGCGTTAAATATAAACAATACGGTATTGCGCCTTATGTTATCACCGCCATCACTAACGTTAAAACAAAACGTGCCGAATTGAAGGATGAAGCTTCGGTAAAAGCCGCTGATGATGCCATTAAAGCAATAAATGATGCCAAGTAA